Proteins from a single region of Syngnathus typhle isolate RoL2023-S1 ecotype Sweden linkage group LG10, RoL_Styp_1.0, whole genome shotgun sequence:
- the rad54b gene encoding DNA repair and recombination protein RAD54B, which translates to MRRSAAPSQLRGNAAKKPCFVPPGAASSWTGAEPKTQYPEFGLDNPLNKVQRSLGVPPPNQNAHVQAAPALSKALSRVLSATESKENVIETEHPNVASQEVPTPQNIRGAGLPQACAVSNPVPDTECNQDTARYFSVMWCKASKKKHKRWEGDAVLVTRGRTATLKDMEGKNIGQGSGYKMSVLASLAEGETLMIGAKEVEVMGVISAEAFATGRCFQEAQVEDVLPKTAPAPSHRLASKPFRPPTLSGRAEHLESQPKEEQICKPRHDPLAPGALVMPRPSPNHQWSNNKSGLPVVDVVVDPHLTAHLRPHQRDGLLFLYECVMGMRAAGRYGAMLADEMGLGKTLQSVALCWTLLKQGPYGGKAVTKRVLVVTPGSLVQNWAAEFNKWLGRERITVFTVDQDHRIERFVLSNLHNVLVISYEMLLRCLEQVQKVEFGLIICDEGHRLKNSSIKTSSALSSLSCTRRVILTGTPVQNDLQEFYAIIDFVNPGILGSSTAYRKVFEEPILRSRQPSCSEEDRSLGVERASELSRLTGEFILRRTQEIINDYLPPRLDWTLFCRASPLQQEIYRQLLCHRIFRACLQGSVQTHTHLACITALKKLCNHPALLHAGVMDKMKCDSEESSLYEGLPVLFPENYSSDSLTPHDSGKLLVLLDLLSTIRQLSPSDRVVIVSNYTRTLDMLQKLCVRMSYTFCRLDGQTPTNQRQRLVDGFNSPYSSTFLFLLSSKAGGVGLNLVGASHLVLYDLDWNPANDIQAMARVWRDGQKKTVHTYRLLTAGTIEERIFQRQVSKQGLSGTVVDLGKGSEHASFSASELRDLFSLTDTPSLTHDLLNCSCKMDGSVNNMEEEDDELSDNRPCQLGRDRCGPAQKHLSMSELMRWRHFSGDARTFFDPYLDHARDHITFAFQTTISHVDQ; encoded by the exons ATGAGACGCTCAGCAGCTCCCAGCCAGCTACGAGGCAATGCTGcaaaaaagccttgttttgtCCCTCCTGGAGCTGCTTCTTCATGGACTGGCGCAGAACCCAAAACCCAGTACCCTGAATTTGGCTTGGACAATCCCTTGAATAAG GTCCAGAGAAGTCTAGGAGTTCCACCTCCCAACCAAAATGCCCATGTCCAGGCAGCACCAGCTTTGTCCAAAGCTTTGTCCAGAGTGCTCAGTGCAACTGAAAGTAAGGAGAACGTTATTGAGACGGAACATCCAAACGTTGCATCACAGGAAGTCCCAACACCACAAAACATCAGAGGGGCAG GCCTCCCTCAAGCATGTGCCGTGTCAAATCCAGTCCCAGATACAGAATGCAACCAAGACACGGCGCGATACTTCAGCGTGATGTGGTGTAAGGCCAGCAAAAAGAAACACAAGCGCTGGGAGGGGGATGCCGTGCTGGTGACCAGGGGTCGCACAGCCACTCTGAAAGATATGGAGGGCAAGAACATTGGACAGGGTAGCGGCTACAAGATGTCAGTGCTGGCCTCTCTCGCAGAAGGAGAGACCCTGATGATCGGCGCCAAGGAAGTTGAGGTGATGGGCGTCATATCCGCAGAAGCCTTTGCCACGGGACGTTGTTTCCAAGAAGCACAGGTAGAAGACGTTCTCCCAAAGACGGCTCCGGCTCCTTCACATCGCCTCGCATCTAAACCCTTCCGCCCACCGACACTGTCAGGGAGAGCAGAGCATCTCGAATCACAACCAAAGGAGGAACAAATCTGCAAGCCTCGCCATGATCCACTAGCACCTG GTGCGCTGGTGATGCCTCGGCCCTCGCCCAACCACCAGTGGTCTAATAACAAATCGGGGCTTCCCGTGGTTGATGTTGTGGTTGACCCACACCTGACTGCGCACCTCCGCCCCCATCAGAGAGACGGCCTGCTTTTTCTCTACGAATGCGTCATGGGCATGAG AGCCGCTGGGCGTTACGGGGCCATGCTGGCCGACGAGATGGGTCTGGGGAAGACCCTCCAGAGTGTGGCTCTCTGCTGGACTTTGCTCAAGCAGGGACCGTACGGAGGAAAAGCGGTCACCAAGCGCGTGTTGGTGGTTACTCCAGGAAGCCTGGTGCAGAACTGGGCCGCTGAGTTCAACAAATGGCTGGGCCGTGAGAGGATCACCGTTTTCACAGTGGATCAA GACCACAGGATCGAGCGGTTTGTGTTGTCAAACCTGCACAATGTTCTCGTGATCAGCTACGAGATGCTGCTTCGCTGCCTCGAGCAG GTCCAAAAAGTGGAATTCGGTCTCATCATCTGCGACGAGGGTCACAGATTAAAAAACAGCAGCATCAAAACCTCCTCGGCTCTCAGCAGCCTGAGCTGCACTCGTCGGGTCATACTCACAG GCACCCCGGTGCAGAATGACCTGCAGGAGTTCTACGCCATCATCGACTTTGTAAATCCGGGCATACTTGGCTCCAGCACTGCATACAGGAAAGTATTTGAAGAGCCCATCCTACGTTCCAGGCAGCCTTCGTGCTCAGAG GAGGACAGATCTTTGGGagtcgagcgagcgtctgagcTCTCCCGACTCACCGGCGAGTTCATCCTGAGGAGGACCCAGGAGATCATCAACGATTACCTGCCGCCGCGCCTGGACTGGACCTTGTTCTGCAGGGCGTCCCCGTTGCAGCAAGAAATCTACAGGCAGCTCCTCTGCCACAGAATCTTCCGAGCTTGCCTCCAAGGCtccgtgcaaacacacacacacctggcctGCATCACCGCCCTGAAAAAACTGTGTAACCACCCGGCCCTGCTTCACGCCGGCGTCATG GACAAAATGAAGTGCGATTCCGAGGAGAGCTCACTCTATGAAGGCCTTCCTGTGTTATTCCCAGAAAACTACTCTTCAGATAGCTTGACCCCTCATGACTCTGGGAAACTTTTGGTTTTGTTGGACCTCCTGAGTACCATCAGACAGTTGAGTCCATCCGACAG GGTAGTGATCGTGTCCAACTACACTCGGACGCTGGACATGCTCCAGAAGCTTTGCGTGCGCATGAGTTACACGTTCTGTCGGCTCGACGGACAAACGCCCACCAACCAAAGGCAGCGGCTGGTCGACGGCTTCAACAGTCCTTACTCTTCCACTTTCCTGTTTCTACTCAGCTCCAAAGCTGGCGGCGTAGGACTCAACCTAGTGGGGGCTTCCCATCTAGTACTCTATGACCTCGATTGGAACCCGGCTAATGATATTCAG GCTATGGCACGAGTGTGGCGCGACGGACAGAAGAAGACCGTCCACACTTACCGTCTACTCACAGCAG GAACTATTGAGGAGCGCATTTTCCAGCGGCAAGTGTCCAAGCAGGGGCTTTCTGGGACGGTGGTGGACCTCGGCAAAGGCTCGGAACACGCCAGCTTCTCCGCCAGCGAGCTGCGAGATCTCTTCAGCCTGACTGACACGCCGTCGCTCACTCACGACCTGTTGAACTGCAGCTGCAAAATGGACGGCTCAGTCAACA ATATGGAAGAGGAAGACGATGAGCTTTCTGACAATCGCCCGTGCCAGCTGGGTCGGGACCGCTGCGGTCCGGCCCAGAAGCACCTCAGCATGTCCGAGCTGATGCGGTGGAGACATTTCTCTGGAGACGCCCGCACCTTCTTTGATCCTTACCTCGATCACGCTCGAGACCACATCACCTTTGCCTTTCAAACAACCATCTCCCACGTGGACCAGTAA
- the LOC133160507 gene encoding fibrinogen silencer-binding protein: protein MASGSVFLSSMVGKARSSNFTLSEKLDLLKLVQPHVLILEEHNNKHAVIVDKNKCWDTVAEQYNALGGDRPHRTAQGLRTLYKRLKESAKQEVMQRRHAQLEYRASISEPTRRVLEIIPHLFQHVPIHEKDLSLRRLLYSKHPSPIEPPGSSSSLAVPQDYSAAVPTVPHVVVRLDPDDDVKPPPDLPLPSTRADPGLESGPELMGEQDADSVRVYEPSSSPAPSSVNIPLSASPLSLHHDFYPNNIYPNNVYRHHEPERFRPLHMAKEEHELVLANHRKVAMYLEEKREGLKRKQQLEEELLRAKIKVEKLKVARLRHGLPTPF, encoded by the exons ATGGCATCCGGCTCGGTGTTCCTTTCCAGCATGGTGGGGAAAGCTCGCTCCTCCAACTTCACCCTCTCGGAGAAGCTGGACCTGTTGAAGCTTGTCCAGCCTCACGTGCTCATCCTGGAGGAGCACAACAACAAACATGCTGTCATCGTGGACAAGAACAAATGCTGGGACACTGTGGCGGAGCAGTACAATGCCCTGGGGGGAGACAGACCCCACCGCACAGCGCAGGGCCTTAGAACCCTTTACAAGAGGCTGAAGGAGtcggccaaacaggaagtgatgcaGCGGAGGCATGCCCAGCTGGAGTACAGAGCGAGCATCTCTGAGCCAACCAGGAGAGTCCTGGAGATCATCCCTCACCTGTTTCAACATGTGCCCATCCACGAAAAGGACCTGTCTTTACGCAG ATTATTATACAGTAAGCACCCATCTCCCATCGAACCTCCTGGCAGCAGCTCCTCTTTGGCCGTCCCTCAGGACTACTCAGCAGCCGTCCCCACCGTTCCCCATGTGGTTGTCCGTCTGGATCCGGACGATGATGTGAAACCGCCTCCAGATCTCCCGCTTCCATCCACACGTGCCGACCCGGGGCTGGAGTCGGGCCCGGAGCTGATGGGGGAACAGGATGCGGACAGCGTCCGAGTTTATGAGCCATCCTCGTCTCCCGCCCCTTCGTCTGTCAACATCCCCCTCTCTGCCTCGCCGCTGTCTTTACATCACGACTTCTACCCCAATAACATCTACCCTAACAACGTCTACCGACATCACGAGCCCGAGCGCTTCCGCCCTTTGCACATGGCCAAAGAAGAGCACGAATTGGTGCTGGCCAATCACAGGAAGGTGGCAATGTACCTTGAGGAGAAGCGGGAGGGGCTCAAGAGGAAACAGCAGTTGGAAGAGGAACTTTTGAGAGCCAAAATCAAAGTGGAGAAACTAAAAGTGGCCCGACTTCGCCATGGACTGCCCACCCCTTTTTAG
- the pdp1 gene encoding pyruvate dehydrogenase phosphatase catalytic subunit 1 has translation MSQLLKSLPRAKVLSSNLLPCQHRRPQLGSSAPRRPSHMSHTPSRCHQTTSALHSYILTPPQVNSILKANEYTFKVPEFDGKNLSSVMSFDSNQLPANAPIEDRRSAATCLQTRGMLLGVFDGHAGCACAQALSERLFYYIAVSLLPHDTLCELEGAVEAGRALSPILQWQKHPNDYFSREAQTLYFNSLRTYWQELIDLTNPGDVPDTREALMNAFKRLDNDISLEAQVGDPNAFLHYWVLRVAFSGATACVAHVDGADLYIANAGDARAVLGVQEEDGSFTAHTLSNDHCSQNEDEVARIRAEHPPAERKTVIRQDRLLGLLMPFRAFGDVKFKWSIELQKRVLESGPDQLHENEHTKFIPPNYHTPPYLTAEPEITYHRLRPQDRFLVIGSDGLWETLHRQEVVRIVGEYLTGVHQQQPLTVGGYQVTLGQMQGLLEERKARTSSAFEDQNAATYLMRHAVGNNEFGTVDHERLSKMLSLPEELARMYRDDITIIVSQFNPHVIGAQRQEE, from the exons ATGTCACAGCTGTTGAAGAGTTTGCCTCGGGCAAAGGTCTTGTCCTCCAATCTGTTACCATGCCAGCACCGCCGGCCCCAGTTGGGCTCCTCCGCTCCTCGACGTCCTTCTCACATGAGTCACACTCCCTCAAGATGTCACCAGACCACCTCCGCACTTCACAGCTACATCCTCACTCCACCTCAAGTCAACTCCATCCTCAAAGCCAACGAGTACACCTTCAAG GTGCCTGAGTTTGATGGCAAGAACTTGTCATCCGTGATGAGCTTTGACAGCAATCAGCTACCAGCAAACGCTCCCATCGAAGACCGCCGCAGTGCAGCGACATGCCTGCAGACCAGAGGAATGCTGCTGGGCGTGTTTGATGGCCACGCTGGATGTGCTTGTGCGCAG GCGCTCAGCGAGAGGCTCTTCTACTACATCGCCGTGTCCCTGCTGCCGCACGACACGCTGTGCGAGCTGGAAGGGGCGGTGGAGGCGGGCCGGGCGCTCAGTCCCATCCTGCAGTGGCAAAAGCACCCCAACGATTATTTCAGCAGGGAGGCTCAGACGCTCTACTTCAACAGCCTCCGCACATACTGGCAGGAGCTGATTGATCTCACCAA CCCGGGGGATGTCCCCGACACCAGGGAGGCTCTGATGAACGCCTTCAAGAGGCTGGACAATGACATCTCTCTGGAGGCTCAG GTTGGCGATCCAAATGCTTTCCTGCACTACTGGGTTCTGAGAGTGGCCTTCTCCGGAGCGACGGCATGCGTGGCTCACGTCGATGGAGCAGACCT GTATATAGCCAATGCCGGAGATGCTCGTGCCGTGCTTGGCGTGCAGGAGGAGGACGGTTCCTTTACCGCTCACACGCTCTCTAATGACCACTGTTCCCAGAACGAGGACGAGGTGGCTCGGATTCGTGCAGAACACCCGCCCGCAGAGAGGAAGACGGTGATACGGCAG GACCGTTTGCTGGGCTTGCTCATGCCCTTCCGAGCGTTTGGCGACGTGAAGTTCAAGTGGAGCATCGAGCTCCAGAAGCGAGTTCTGGAGTCGGGCCCTGATCAGCTGCACGAAAACGAGCACACCAAGTTCATACCGCCCAACTACCACACGCCGCCGTACCTGACGGCCGAGCCCGAGATCACCTACCACCGGCTCAGACCGCAGGATCGCTTCCTG GTGATCGGTTCTGACGGCCTTTGGGAGACTCTCCACAGACAGGAAGTGGTGCGCATCGTCGGCGAGTACTTAACTGGCGTGCACCAGCAGCAGCCGCTCACTGTGGGGGGCTACCAAGTCACCCTGGGACAGATGCAAGGGCTTCTGGAGGAACGCAAGGCTCGCACGTCGTCAGCCTTTGAGGACCAGAACGCCGCCACCTACCTGATGCGGCACGCCGTGGGCAACAACGAGTTCGGCACCGTCGACCACGAGAGGCTCTCCAAGATGCTGTCGCTGCCCGAGGAGCTGGCCCGTATGTACCGCGATGACATCACCATCATCGTGTCTCAGTTCAACCCTCACGTGATCGGAGCGCAGCGGCAGGAAGAGTAA
- the cdh17 gene encoding cadherin-17 → MTASCAEKNYVSESWMWMERWQQSPCWTHGIQRVTANGLKSATCIQATPSCCCTPSPTERPFYGRRSSASPCAAFAPPNTRPSSWWATNVTWCDAERFLLTARKSLYISHTQSDCQDLSGERLMMTLLVHLCLLALLLGSVAGSGLEGKTVPFQNVVLEVLEGTPVPHVLCRFLVEHPGVDAFRLSGEGSDAIKISSDAWLYLDKSLDWSHNDNYLVGVEALQNNEVVEGPIYVTINVLDINNHAPYFNQTYYTALVRENSPAGVPFTRVFALDKDDPATPNARLTYSLVSQIPNRHNTLLFQVDPNTGEISTTEQGEHMLNAKETIQFARGEDRSADSLKAKFTDYCPSPTVPFDQNPFFTCVERAEMRRRNLDPLEDPDYTLIVKVHDMAGESEMALSGNTRVHIAVQPNLWVNPGRITIREHLEGSYPQAITTVQSNEPGAVYRLVQKERELSFPFQITEDGEILLTEELDREEKDMYILVVMAEDEYQNQVDPPMEIQIVVEDVNDNAPVCKEEESVFEVQEDEPVGSLVGQLLAFDADEADTLNALLTYAIMSQQPSTSPEAFTIDADSGQIQALRSLRRRDQQVYNLDVRVSDPAYSVVCKVVVKVIDVNNELPLFEKNDYGSYTVAEDAAVGQTVLAVSASDDDDADSGSSFIEFHITAGNDDEVFAVETDGKGVGHVVIAKPLDFETSSSYKLKIDARNPEPLMSGLEYGSESTAFASVSVTNVDEVPEFNLDILDVVVAENTTKGAVLLTVEAKDPEGKEIRFKMEGDTKGWLEIDAATGQIKTKDNLDRETLETFDVTVTAFEKDNPEKSDERVVSVRLLDVNDNVPKLTETQAFMCLKKPEPVVIRAQDGDDAPFSQPFTFTFAQGKKSHNWELQTIDGTTAKLILKKSPTEDRTFTLPINIKDNAGMGVTQPFEVNVCTCTELGYCYVAPGEHGFKYGPGITIGILAGTLGFCVLILIIAIKRSSKSSKNSDEVETNALM, encoded by the exons ATGACTGCGAGCTGTGCGGAG AAGAACTACGTGAGCGAGAGCTGGATGTGGATGGAGAGATGGCAACAATCACCCTGTTGGACACATGGGATACAGAG AGTGACAGCGAATGGGCTCAAGAGCGCTACATGCATTCAGGCGACGCCTTCCTGCTGCTGTACTCCATCACCGACCGAGCGTCCTTTTTACGGGCGTCGGAGCTCCGCATCACCCTGCGCCGCCTTCGCCCCGCCCAACACACGCCCATCATCCTGGTGGGCAACAAATGTGACCTGGTGCGACGCAGAGAGGTTTCTACTAACG GCCAGGAAGAGCCTTTACATCAGTCACACCCAAAGTGACTGTCAGGATCTTTCCGGAGAAAG ATTGATGATGACTCTCTTGGTGCATCTGTGTCTTCTGGCACTCTTGCTCGGCTCT GTTGCTGGGTCGGGCCTGGAGGGCAAGACGGTCCCCTTTCAGAATGTGGTGCTGGAGGTGCTAGAGGGCACGCCTGTGCCCCACGTCCTCTGTCGG TTCCTGGTGGAACATCCTGGCGTGGACGCTTTCAGATTGAGCGGAGAAGGCAGCGATGCCATCAAGATCTCATCTGATGCTTGGCTTTATTTGGACAAATCTCTGGACTGGTCCCACAATGACAACTATCTCGTTGGG GTGGAGGCGTTACAGAACAATGAAGTCGTGGAGGGGCCCATTTACGTGACCATCAACGTTCTGGACATCAACAACCACGCTCCATACTTCAACCAGACTTACTACACCGCTTTGGTCCGAGAGAACTCACCAGCAG GTGTCCCGTTCACTCGCGTGTTTGCGTTGGATAAAGACGACCCCGCCACCCCCAACGCTCGTCTGACGTACAGCCTGGTCAGCCAGATCCCCAACCGACACAACACTCTGCTCTTCCAGGTGGACCCCAACACGGGCGAGATCTCCACAACCGAGCAAG GAGAGCACATGCTCAACGCCAAAGAGACCATCCAATTCGCCCGAGGAGAAGATCGCAGCGCTGATTCTCTCAAGGCAAAATTTACCGACTACTGTCCCTCGCCGACCGTCCCCTTTGACCAAAACCCCTTCTTCACCTGTGTGGAAAGAGCAG AAATGAGACGCAGAAACCTGGACCCTCTGGAGGACCCCGATTATACCTTGATCGTGAAGGTCCACGATATGGCGGGAGAGTCCGAGATGGCGCTGAGCGGCAACACCAGGGTGCACATTGCGGTGCAGCCCAACCTGTGGGTCAACCCCGGCAGGATCACCATCCGGGAGCATCTGGAGGGTTCCTACCCGCAAGCTATTACCACA GTCCAGTCCAATGAGCCCGGTGCCGTCTACAGGCTAGTGCAGAAAGAACGAGAACTGAGCTTCCCCTTCCAGATCACTGAAGATGGAGAAATCCTGCTCACAGAGGAGCTGGACAGGGAGGAGAAGGACATG TACATCTTGGTGGTGATGGCCGAGGATGAATATCAGAACCAGGTGGACCCTCCGATGGAGATCCAGATTGTGGTAGAGGATGTGAACGACAACGCGCCCGTGTGCAAAGAAGAGGAGAGCGTATTTGAAGTGCAGGAGGACGAGCCTGTCG GTAGCCTGGTCGGGCAACTGTTGGCCTTCGACGCCGACGAAGCGGACACGTTGAACGCCCTGCTGACCTACGCCATCATGTCCCAGCAGCCCTCCACTTCGCCCGAAGCTTTCACCATCGACGCCGACTCAGGTCAAATCCAAGCGCTGCGCTCGTTGCGGCGCAGAGATCAACAAGTGTACAATCTGGATGTCAGAGTCAGCGATccag CTTACAGCGTCGTCTGCAAGGTCGTGGTCAAGGTCATTGATGTAAACAACGAGCTACCTCTGTTTGAAAAGAATGAT TACGGCAGCTACACGGTAGCCGAAGACGCCGCCGTGGGACAAACGGTGCTCGCCGTCAGCGCGTCGGATGACGACGACGCCGATAGCGGCAGCTCCTTCATCGAGTTTCACATCACAGCCGGCAACGACGACGAGGTGTTTGCCGTGGAAACGGACGGAAAAGGCGTCGGCCATGTGGTCATCGCAAAG CCTCTTGACTTCGAGACCTCGTCCTCCTACAAGTTGAAAATCGACGCTCGCAACCCGGAACCTTTAATGAGCGGCCTTGAGTACGGCTCGGAATCCACGGCTTTCGCGTCGGTGTCCGTCACCAACGTTGACGAGGTCCCCGAATTCAACCTGGACATTCTGGATGTGGTTGTGGCCGAAAACACCACGAAGGGAGCCGTGTTGCTCACTGTCGAGGCCAAGGACCCCGAGGGCAAAGAGATACG TTTCAAGATGGAGGGCGACACCAAAGGCTGGCTGGAGATCGACGCAGCCACAGGACAAATCAAGACCAAAGACAACTTGGATAGAGAAACCTTGGAAACCTTTGACGTCACTGTCACTGCCTTTGAGAAGG ATAACCCGGAAAAGTCCGACGAGCGCGTGGTGTCAGTGAGACTGTTGGACGTGAACGACAACGTCCCGAAATTGACCGAGACGCAGGCCTTCATGTGCTTGAAGAAACCCGAGCCGGTGGTCATCAGGGCTCAAGATGGAGACGACGCCCCTTTCTCGCAGCCCTTCACCTTTACCTTTGCCCAGGGGAAGAAATCCCACAACTGGGAGCTGCAAACCATTGACG GAACCACAGCCAAGTTGATCCTGAAGAAAAGCCCAACGGAAGACAGGACGTTCACCCTGCCCATCAACATAAAAGATAATGCGGGAATGGGAGTCACGCAACCCTTCGAGG TAAACGTGTGCACATGCACAGAGCTGGGCTACTGTTACGTGGCACCTGGCGAGCACGGCTTCAAATACGGACCGGGAATCACCATCGGCATCCTGGCTGGAACTCTGGGCTTCTGTG TTCTGATCCTCATCATTGCCATCAAGCGTTCAAGTAAAAGCAGTAAGAACAGCGACGAGGTGGAGACGAACGCCTTGATGTAG